Sequence from the Bacillus thuringiensis genome:
AGACGTAACGGTAATGCGATATTTTCATAAACGGTAACAGTTTTAAGTAAATTGAATCCTTGAAAAATCATCCCGATTTTTTGTCTCGCTTTTGCTAGTTCTTTTGTAGATAGTGTTGTTAAATCTTGCTCGTTTACAATGATATTTCCTGTTGTTGGTTTTTCTAATAAATTTACACATCGAATTAATGTACTTTTGCCAGCGCCACTATATCCAATGATTCCAAATACTTCACCCTTTTTTACTTGAAGGGAAGTAGACTTAAGAGCTTCCACATTCCCTTTTTTTGTTGTAAATACTTTGGAGACATTGTTTAATTTAATCATTATCGTCAGCTCCTACCAAGACGGTAAAACAGAACCATCAAATTTTTTCTCGATAAATTCTTTTACTTCTTTAGATTGATAAGCTTTCTTTAATTTATTTACAACAGCGTCATCTTTATTTTCAGTACGAACAACGACCCAGTTTACATATGGTGAATCTTTTCCTTCACGGAAGATAGAATCTTTCGCAGGGCTTAATTTTGCACCTAATGCAAAGTTTGTATTAATTGCAGCTGCTTTTACTTCACTTAGCTGTGTTGGTAATTGAGAAGCCTCTAATTCAACGATCTTTAAATTTTTTGGATTTTCAATTACATCTTTTGCAGTCGCTTTTTCTGTAGCCTTTGGATCCACTTTTAAAACACCTGCTTTTTCAAATAGTTTTAAAGCTCGAAGTTCATTCGTTGGATCATTTGGTACAGCAATTGCATCGCCATCTTTTAAGTCCTTTACATCCTTTAAGCTTTTTGAATATACGCCCATAGGGAATGTTACTGTTGAAAATACTTCGGTTAATTTCATATTACGTTCAGCTTTAAATACGTCTAAATATGATTTCGTTTGATAGCTATTTACATCAAGGCTTTTTTCATCGAGTGATACGTTCGGTGCTACATAATCATTAAATACTTTTATATCGATTTCGAGCCCGTCTTTCGCAGCCACTTCTTTTACCTTCTCAAAAATTTGTTCATGCGGTCCACCTGTTACACCGACAGTAATCTTTTTCTCATCTAACGCTTTTACTTCTTTATCTGAACCTCCGCTACATGCGCCTAATAATAATACAGCCCCACTTACAATGCTTAATAATACTTTCTTCATCTATAATTCCCCCTTAATATACGTTCCAAAATAAAAAGCACCTCTCAAAAATAAGAGAGGTGCCGAATAGACAAAATAGATTCCTCTCTTATCTTCCAAAACGAAAACTCGTTTTGCAGGAATTAGCACCTTAGCTTATACGTTATAAGCTCGGTTGCCGGGCATCATCGGGCCAGTCCCTCCGCCACTCTTGATAAGAGTATGTGTATGTAGTTTTTTAATATGGTACTAATAGTAAATCTTACAAAAAGAATTGTCAACGTTATTTTCTGAATATATTTTATTTTAAGGTAATAGAAACATTACCTTTCTTATGTCCCTGTTCCACATACATATGAGCTTCAGCAATTTCTTCTAATCGGTAGGTTCTATCAATAACAGGTTTTAAATGTTCTGTTTCAGTTAGTTCTTTTAGTAGAATCATATCCTCTTTACTTACCTTTGCCATCATTCCATTAACAGATACATATTTTCCATTGGGTGTTAATGTATTTGTGCAAAGGGATTTTTTATATTTCCCAACTGCATCAAATATAATATCGTAGCGCTCGCACCGCTTAGTAAAATCTTCTTTCGTATAATCAATTACTGTATCAGCTCCTAAAGATTGAACGAGTTCAAAATTTGAATGACTACAAACAGCCGTAACGGTCGCACCGAAATATTTAGCAAGTTGTACAGCAGCTGTTCCTACTGATCCTGAGGCACCATATATGAGCACTTGTTTCCCTTTTTTTATACGGCCCTTTCTTAGGAAATGTAATGCTGAAGTTCCGCCAAAAGGAATAACTGCCGCTTCTTCATACGTCACATTGGTAGGTTTTAATGTTATTAATCCACTTTCATGTACGCATGTGTACTCGGCATAACCACCGAGGTTTAGTTCTGTTAATGCAAAAATTGGATCACCTTTTTTAAATTGAGTTACATCTGTTCCTATTTCTTCGATTTCACCGGATAACTCTACGCCGAGTATAGGTTTTCTTGGTTTTCTGAAACCTAATATAATCCGCATAGGAATCCAAAATAAGAGGGGACTATTAAAACCGCGTATTCTACAATCTCCAGTTGATACACTTGTTGCGTGAATTTTAACTAATACTTCGTTCTTTTTAGGCGTAGGTTTCTCTATATTTCGAAGCTGAAGAACGTTAGGTGGTCCATACTGTGTGCAAATGATCGCCTTCATAATGACCTCCTGAAATGAGTTGTTGTTATTTACATCATATTTAAAATCTTCATTAAACATGTCGCTATATAGCGAATATAGATTAAACATTGTATAGATTTCATAGGAAAAGAGGTGATATTATTTTGGGAAAGGGGGCGACATTATGAAAAAAATTATTTTTATTTCAAGTTTAGTGTTTGCAATCAGTCTAGGGGTAGGGTGTAGCAATGAGAAAACAACAAAAACTGATGAACCGAAAAAGGAAGCCATGCAGAAAGAAAAAGAATTAGCAGCGAAGGATGTTTTCAAGAAAACGAACGAAGCTTTTAAAAATGAAGAACATGTAACGATGACATATGACGTAGAGATAAAAGCTGAAGAAACAGAGATGAATATATTAAAGGCTAAGATGCAATTAGAGCCAAAGACAAAGAATTCTCGTTCTGAAATGAATATTTCTGGTACAGATGTTGTAGTGTATACTGTGGATGGTAAAGTTGCTGGTGAGGTAAAAAAACCTAATACAGGAGAAGTTATAACCGTACCAGAGGAGCAATTAAACGCTGGTGGAATGAAAGCGACTCAAGATATTATAGATAAGTTAGAAGTACCGGAAGTAGTTTTAGATAAAATGAAGATGGAGAAAAGCGGAGATAAATATAAACTGAAATTTACATTAAAAGGGCAAGAAACAGAAAGTATGTTAACTAGCATGGATGAAACGCAGAAGAAAATGTTACAAGCACAAAATGCGAAGATAGAAGAAGTGGATGCAGAATATATCATTACAAAAGATTTTAAATATGAATCAGCAAAGATAGACATGATTATGAGTAGTAATGGCAAGGATAAAGCACACATTATTACGAACGCAAAATATACGTCGTACGAAAAGTTTGACCCAATACAATTGCCAGCAGCAAAGTAACAATTTTGATGAGGGGGGACCTAAAATAAGGTCCCCTCTTTTTGGTATACTTTCTTTTTAGGAAACTAGGTACAATATGAAGAGGGAAAACTGTAGAAGAGGAGAGTGTCATTTGAAAAAAAGAAAGATAGCGGTGGTCATTGTAGCTTATACAGTGTTGCTTGCAACATCTGTAAATACATATAAAGAGCAACTAAATCATCCAATTATGAGCGATGTAGGAAAGTTACTTCCAACGAAAATTAAACGTGTTGAACATGCTGAGGATGAAAGTTCATTAAAACAGGTCGTGCAAGATGCAAACGTTTCTGGAGAGAAGATTTCTATTGCAGGTATGCAGCATAGCCAAGGCGGTCAGACGTATTATCCGAACGGTACGATGCTTGATATGAAAGGGTATAATGAAATATTAGAATTCGATGCGGAGAAGAAGAGGATTAGAGTGCAAAGTGGTGTCACATGGAATGACATTCAAAAGAAAATCAATCCATATGGTCTTGCAGTTCAAGTGATGCAATCTCAAAATATTTTTACTGTTGGTGGTTCATTAAGTGTAAATGTACATGGGCGTGATATTCGTCATGAAGCATTGATTGATACAGTAGAGTCGTTTAGGTTGTTAATGGCAGATGGTAAGGTGCGTAATGTAAGTAGAGAAGAAAATGCGGATCTGTTTCCGTATGTAATTGGGGGATATGGATTGTTTGGCGTGATTTTAGATGTGACGCTAAAGTTAACAGATGATGAATTGTATGAAGCGCATACGAAGGTACTAGATTATAAAGAGTACTCTTCATATTTTAAGAATAAAGTGCGAAGGGATGAGAATATACGCATGCATTTAGCACGTATTTCTGTTGCCCCACATTCATTTTTAAAAGAAATGTATGTGACAGATTATGTATTAGCAAAAGATCAGCAGAGGTTGAAAGAGTACAGTAAATTGAAAGAAGAAAATATTATAGCTGCGCCAAAATTTTTACTCGGTTTATCACGCTATAGTGATTGGGGAAAGGATACATTTTGGGATATACAAAGAAGTTATTTTGAACGTACAAATGGTAAGTACGAAACACGAAATAATGTAATGAGATCGGATAGTGCCTTTATGGAATACGATAATCCAAACTTGACCGAGATTTTACAGGAATATTTCGTACCAATAGATAGTTTTGCAGCGTATATAGATGACTTGCGAAGTGTTTTGAATGAAGAGGAATTAAACCTTCTTAACATTACCATTCGCTATGTAGAAAAGAATGAAAATGCGGTACTATCTTATGCGAAAGATGATATGTTTGCGCTTGTGCTTTTAATTAATCAAGGGCGCTCAGAGGATGAAATAAAGAAAACAAAAGCAGTCATTCAGAAGATGATTGATGTTACGTTAAATCATAATGGTAGTTATTATTTACCGTATTATTCGTATCCAACGAAAGAGCAGTTAAAGAAAGCATATCCTCGCATAGAAGAGTTCCTTCAGAAGAAGAAGGAAGTAGACTCAGAGGAACGGTTTGTGAATTTATTTTATAAGGAGTATAACAAATGACATATAGAAGATTTGTAGCATCACAAAGCATCATTATGATGGCGGGAAGTATGGTATTTCCTTTTTACATTCTATTGCTTCGGAATGTTGGGAATAGCTTCTCGCAGTTTGGCTGGGCGTATGGCTTATTTGCCTTAACTTCAGCACTTGTATATCCGGTAGTAGGAAAGTTGTCTGATCGAGTAGGTGATCAGAAATTATTAATTATATATGCTTGGTCCATGGCAGTATTAATGCTTTGTTTCCCGATTGCCACGGAAGTTTGGCATGTGTACATTCTTCAAATTTTAATGGGTGTTTTAGGTGCTGTGCAGCGTAATACGGAGAAGACATCGTTAGCGCGAAAAGTTGTGCAAGAAAATGCTGGTTATGAGATTGGAAAATATCATGTGTGGACATCGATTGGAGGAGCAGTAGCAATTATTGTAACGGGATATTTAGTAGATTTCTTTACGATTGGTACGATTTTTTATATTGCATCTATCTTATATGTAGTAAGCGGAGTTGTATTAAGTAGTAAAAAAATATAATCATTCCCATTTTTACCTGAATACCCTTTATTTGTTATACTAAAAGGGAAGACAAATGAAAAGGGGACATTGCCTTTGATGAAATTTTTAATTTTAGCTATTCTCACTTTGTTTTTGATTCCATGGACAAGAAGCGGTAGTAAACTTCGAGCAGTGGATAAGAAAGGGGATGAGAAGGTTGTAAAGGGTAAGAAATCATCCATTTTAGTTATTCCTGTTTTATTTTGGATAGGTATTGCAATCTATGAATATTTTTGGCTAATTGATGATCGCCCAGATTCGATTCTTACTCATTATTCTGTTGCAGTAGCAATTTTAATTGGGCTTGTTCTATTTTCACAAGATCAAATAGGGAAATTAGAAGGTACGTTAAAAGGACTTCTAATGTTTGTTTTACTAGCAAGTTACGGCTATTTTGGTTATTTGCATGATATAGTAATCTCGCAAAAGAAATATGATTCTGTTGTAAAAGTAGAGAAAGATATTTCAGAGCCATTTACTGAAAATGATCAGCCGTTTACAGTGCCGCCAAAGACAGCGGAGAATAAAATGAAAAAAGTATTTGGGGACATTCCGAAAGTAGCTTATTTTGAGCTAGGAGAATTAACGCCACAAATGGTAAATGGTGAGGCTTTATATGTAGCACCAATTGAAGTTTCAGGATTTTTTAAAGCACGTAAAGCTGAGGCAATTCCAGGATACGTAACGATGTCAGGTACGAATCCTGATGCGGAAGCGAAACTGCATCTCGGTTATAAAATGAAATATGTGCCAAGCATGTTTTTTGGTAATAAATTAGAACGTGTCGTTCGAAAAGCAGAACGGGATTTAATTTTTAAAGGGAAACCTAAATTCGAAGTTGATGATAAAGGGAAACCGTATTATACAATGACGTATGGTGAATTTATTTCGGGAAGATCCGGATTCGAAGTAGAGGGCGTTGTAGTAGTAGACGCACAAACAGGTGAAGTGAAAAGATACGATAAAGGAAAGGCACCTAAATTTGTTGATGGTGTATTAAATCACGAGACCGCATCTACATTAAATACGTATTTCGGTAAGTACATTCACGGATTTTGGAATACAAAATTCTCGCAAACGGACATGAAGATTCCGACTGAGTGGGGAACGAAAGAAGGAGTTACGCCAATCTTCGGTAAGGATGGAACGTTATATTACTTTACTGATTTCACCTCTCCGAAAGAGGGAGTAGATTCTGCGTTAGGTTACTCACTCATTGATGCGCGTACAGGTAAGTTGTATTACTATAACGGAAAAGAAGTAAAGGGAATTATGGATGGTTCGGCTGCTTCGGAAGTAGTGGATAATTCCTTTAAGAGAGAAAAGTGGCATGGGACAATGCCGGTTATTTATAACGTGTATGGTAAACCTTCTTGGATTGTACCTGTTATTGATGACGGGGGGTTAGTACGTGCTCATACAGTTATCTATGCTTCTAATGCGAAAGTATTTGCAACAGGTTCGACGCAAAAAGAAGCGCTTGAGAATTATAAAAATGCGCTGAGTGGAAGTGGAGATTCATTTAGACCGACTTCAAATGGAAAAGAGGCGCAAAAAGAAGGCACTGTACAACGTGTATATAAAGAAAAATCAGGTGAAAATACAATCGTGTACGTACTGTTAGAGAATGAACAAAAAGTATTTATGATACCTGTGAAGAAATTCCCATATGCTATGTTTACAGAAGTGGGAGATCCAATTCAAATCACATATTTAGATACAGGAGAGGCGATGTCTTCCGTATCTAAATTTACAAATAGTAATTTGAACAAGTAAAGCGATAGAAATTCTATCGCTTTTTTTTACAGAATTAAACAGGAAAATGCGCTATACTTGACGTATGTTTATGTTGTAACTATAATTGTTACGATTTAGTATGTATAGGAAAGGGTGAACGAAAAAAGTGAATGAAGTTAATCAGGAAATATATAAGCCTGTAAAGATGAACAGGTTATGGATGATTCTTGTATTAGGAACACTTACGGCGATTGGGCCATTATCTATTGATATGTATTTGCCTTCGTTACCAAAATTAACGGATGACTTGCAAACAGGTGCATCCCTAGCCCAGCTTACATTAACAGCTTGTTTGCTTGGGCTTTCAGTAGGACAATTATTTGTTGGCTCAATTAGTGATATTTACGGAAGACGCAAACCTCTTATTATTGCTCTTATTATTTATGTTGCTTCTTCTTTACTTTGTGCTGTTGCGCCATCTATTTGGACCTTAGTGTTATTGCGCTTCCTACAAGGAGCTTCAGGATCAGCCGGAATTGTTATATCACGTGCAATGGTACGTGATATGTACTCGGGTTCTGAAATGACGAAGTTCTTCTCACTGCTCATGTTAGTAAACGGAGCAGCACCTATTTTGGCACCGATTATTGGGGGACAATTATTGCAGTTTACAACATGGCGTGGTGTTTTCATCGTTCTTGGAGCAATTAGTGTATTCATGTTAATATCAGCTACTTTCGTATTACGTGAAACATTACCTCCTGAAGAAAGAGAAACAGGTGGTTTGTCAGGGACGTTAGCGACGTACGGAAAACTCCTAAAAGATCGTTTGTTTATGGGATATGCATTGTCACAAGGATTAGTAACAGCGGCAATGTTCGCTTACATTTCGGGATCACCATTTGTATTGCAAAATATATACGGGGCATCACCACAGCAATTTAGTTTATTCTTTGCAATCAACGGTATCGGTATTATTATTGCTAGTCAGGTTACGGGTCGTTTAGCGGGGAAAGTGAATGAGAAGACATTATTTGTCTCTGGTATCATTATTGCAGCTGTTGGTGGTTTATCTTTACTATTGACAATCTTACTAGGAATAGGGTTAATTGGTGTTTTATGCTCGTTATTCCTTGTCGTATCAAGTGTTGGGGTTGTCTCAACAACTGGGTTCTCATTAGCGATGAGAAATCAAAAACAAGCTGCAGGAACAGCATCAGCTTTATTAGGTTTATTACAGTTCATTTCAGGAGCGCTTGTTGCACCGCTAGTAGGTATTGGTGGAAGTAACACCGCATTACCGATGGGTGTTGTAATAGCTCTTTGTGAAATTGGTGCGGTACTGTGCTATTTATTTATGGCTAGAAGAAGTGAAAAGCAGTTTGAACTGCAAGCAAGACAAAATTTAGAGGCTTAACAAAAAAGAACTGATTCAAAGGGAATATTTGAATCAGTTCTTTTTTCATTTCTTTGAAATACCTCATATAGTTTTGTAAGGTGCTGTAGTAAAGCAGTGCAAAAGTTATTTGCATAAAGTGACGATACTGTGACAAAAATGTTGGTGTGTATATTAAGATCTCGTCTTAAGTGTAAAAAGTAGGGTGTTCTCGGTATAATAACAAGTGGAGATAAAAGAAACTATAAGTAATAGCTGTAGATAAAAGGAGAAGAAGAGATGAAGAAGGTTTTGGGTATTGCTGTAATGGGAAGTATGCTCCTTCTAGCAGGGTGTAATGGAAATAAAGATACGAAAGAACCGAAAGAAAAGGTAGAGCAATCTACTGAACAAACAGAAGAGATGAAAGAATATCTTGCAGTACATGAAAAATACGATGTAAAGATGAATAAAGAAATTAATAAAGCACTGCAGTTATTTGAAGTGGCAAAAGAAAAGGGCGGTAAGGAAATAACGAATGCTACATATAAAGAAGATGTGCAAAAGGTAACGACTAGCATGTTAGAAGATATTGATCATATACGTAAAGAAATTCGTGTTCCAAAGTCGAAAGAGCAAGAACATGAGGTATATGCTGGTTTCTTAGATGAATCGGAACAAGCAATGAAAAAATTACAGAAGTTAGCTAAAGAAGAAGATTCATCGTTGATTCGTGATATAGAAATTAACTTTGCAACAGCATCGACATACTATAAACGTTTTCAAGCAGAAACGAAAAAATAACCTTGCCTGTGCAAGGTTATTTTTTCTTCTTACCATCGCCGTCTTCATCCTCGGATACTAATACCTTTTGTTCTTCGTGAAATTCGGAAATAGTTTGTCCAGTAATATTATCAAAGGGTGTGTAAAAAGAGGTGATGCTTTTCTTTTTGATGAAGAGTTTGTAGAAGCCGATGATGACAAGTATAACGATTGTTAAGGGTAATCCTATAGTAGCTAGAAGTAAGGGGTCCATCTTATAGCTCCTTTCATATCTTTTTTTATTATAGGCGAAATACGACATAGATAAATAAAAGTATTAAAAACTGATTTTTCTAAATATATCCAATTTGATTGACTTTTCATTTTTTCAGAATTATAATTCGAAATATACAATTTGAACCAAATAATAATATAGCAATTTACTTATCCAGAGAGGTAGAGGGACTGGCCCTATGACACCTCAGCAGCGGGTTCTGTAATAGGAACACCGTGCTAATTCCAGCAAGCAAGTCTTGAAAGATAAGTGATGGGCCTTTGTTTATTAAGCCTTGATCTTATTTTTTAAGATCAAGGCTTTTTGTATTCTAAAAAGAGAAAAGGGAGTAATGGAAAAAGTACGTTAATAAAACTAAGTAAATACATGTGTTTAGGGGGTTATTGAAGTGTATGTAATTAAAAAATTATCAGTTATGGTGTTCACGCTATGGGTTATTACGACAGTGACATTTCTAATTATGCATATTATTCCGGGGGATCCATTTTCATCAGATGCAAAAATCTTTCCTGAAGAAGTGATCCAAAACATGAGAGCGAAGTATCACCTTGATGAACCGTTATGGAATCAATATGTTGCTTATTTAGACGGCGTAGTTCATTTTGATTTTGGTGAATCTGTTCAATCAACCGGGCAAGGTGTATCAGAAATTATAACAACTGGTTTTGGTCCATCAGCAATTATTGGTTTACAAGCACTTGTTATTTCATTGCTAGTCGGAATTGCTGCAGGTACATTTGCTGCTCTCTATCATGGGAAGGTAATTGATTACGGTGTAAGTTTACTTGCCATCCTCGGTATTTCTATTCCGAGTTTTATTTTAGCACCACTATTTATACAAGTATTCGCTATTCAATTCGAGCTCTTACCAGTAGCCTCTTGGGGTACATTTGAACATACAGTATTACCATCTTTCGCATTGGCATTAGGACCAATCGCGGTTATTACAAGATTTGTTCGTTCTAATATGATCGAAGTATTGCAGAGTGATTATATTAAATTAGCAAGAGCGAAAGGTATAACAATTAAAAAAATCATTATAAGGCACGCTCTTCGAAATGCAATTGTTCCAGTACTTACATTTGTTGGACCATTAATGGCGGGATTGTTAACAGGTACTTTCGTTATTGAAAAGATTTTTTCAATTCCTGGTCTGGGAAAATATTTTGTAGACAGTATTTTTAACCGAGATTATCCAGTGATTATGGGAACAACGATTTTCTATAGTGCATTATTAATTTCTTGTATTTTCATTACAGATATTATTCATCGTATTGTTGATCCGCGTATTCGTTCTATTACGTAAGGAGGGGGGATATTTAAATGGGAGCTTATGAAATTAATAAACAGTTATTAACGAATGAAGAGAAAAAAGAATTAACGATAAATAAAGATCAGCAAACGATTAGCCGAAAAAAGGAAGTACTTCGTAAGTTTGTATCGAATCCAATCGCAGTTTTAGGATCAGTGACGTTATTACTCATTATTGTATTCTCGCTTATTGGTGAAAGTTTAACGCCATTTACTGCGAGTGAGCAAGTAAAAGAGGCAACAAACTTACCGCCTAGTAGTGAACATTGGTTCGGAACAGATGATTTAGGTAGAGACATATGGGCACGTACATGGGCTGGCGGGAAAATTTCGCTAACAGTTGGATTGGTAGCAGCAGTTCTTGATATAGGGCTAGGTGTACTGATCGGTGGATTTAGTGGATATGTGAGAGGGCGCAATCGCCTTGGGACATTAATTGATGAGTGGATTATACGAGGAATCGAAGTGTTATACGGTATCCCGTATTTATTAATTGTTATTTTACTATTAATCGTTATGAAACCAGGTCTTTTTACCATCATTATCGCCCTTGCATTAACAGGGTGGATTGGAATGGCTCGTCTCATTCGAGCTCAAGTCTTGTCTTTAAAACAAAGAGAGTTTGTTATTGCAGCGGAGCGATTAGGTACATCGCATATGAAAATTATATATGGACATTTAATTCCAAACTTAACAGGCATTATTATCGTGAATTTGTCATTTACAATTCCAGCGGCTATTTTCTCAGAATCATTTTTAAGCTTCATTGGTCTTGGAGTGCAATCACCAGCAGCGAGTTGGGGGACGATGACGAACGATGCACTTGGGACATTACTAAGTGGGGAATGGTGGCAGCTATTCTTCCCGGCAATCATGATTGCACTCATCATGTTCGCATTTAATGCAATTGGTGATGGCTTGCAAGATGCAATTGATCCGAAAATCGTAAAACGGAATCGAAAGGAGAAAAAACATGGGACAGCTCTTATCTTTAGAAAACGTAACGTTAGCCGTTGAAAAAGAGACCAGTAAGCAAGCAATTGTGAAGCATGTTTCCTTTTCTATTAACGAGGGTGAAATAGTTGCACTTGTAGGAGAAAGTGGTTCAGGAAAAAGTGTTACAGCACAATCCATTATCGGCTTAAATCAAGAAGTAATTCACATTGATGATGGAAATGTATCTTTCCAATCAAAGGAATTAACAAATTTAAAGGAAGCAGAATGGAATCAAATTCGTGGGAAAGATATTTCTTTTATCTTTCAAGACCCACTTTCATCTTTAAATCCGACGATGAAGGTGGGAAGGCAAATTACAGAGGTGATTTTGCAACACGAAAAGAAATCGAAAAAAGAGGCAAAAAAAATTGCAATTAACTTATTAAATGA
This genomic interval carries:
- a CDS encoding DUF6612 family protein; this encodes MKKIIFISSLVFAISLGVGCSNEKTTKTDEPKKEAMQKEKELAAKDVFKKTNEAFKNEEHVTMTYDVEIKAEETEMNILKAKMQLEPKTKNSRSEMNISGTDVVVYTVDGKVAGEVKKPNTGEVITVPEEQLNAGGMKATQDIIDKLEVPEVVLDKMKMEKSGDKYKLKFTLKGQETESMLTSMDETQKKMLQAQNAKIEEVDAEYIITKDFKYESAKIDMIMSSNGKDKAHIITNAKYTSYEKFDPIQLPAAK
- a CDS encoding MFS transporter; its protein translation is MTYRRFVASQSIIMMAGSMVFPFYILLLRNVGNSFSQFGWAYGLFALTSALVYPVVGKLSDRVGDQKLLIIYAWSMAVLMLCFPIATEVWHVYILQILMGVLGAVQRNTEKTSLARKVVQENAGYEIGKYHVWTSIGGAVAIIVTGYLVDFFTIGTIFYIASILYVVSGVVLSSKKI
- a CDS encoding ABC transporter permease, translating into MGAYEINKQLLTNEEKKELTINKDQQTISRKKEVLRKFVSNPIAVLGSVTLLLIIVFSLIGESLTPFTASEQVKEATNLPPSSEHWFGTDDLGRDIWARTWAGGKISLTVGLVAAVLDIGLGVLIGGFSGYVRGRNRLGTLIDEWIIRGIEVLYGIPYLLIVILLLIVMKPGLFTIIIALALTGWIGMARLIRAQVLSLKQREFVIAAERLGTSHMKIIYGHLIPNLTGIIIVNLSFTIPAAIFSESFLSFIGLGVQSPAASWGTMTNDALGTLLSGEWWQLFFPAIMIALIMFAFNAIGDGLQDAIDPKIVKRNRKEKKHGTALIFRKRNVSR
- a CDS encoding DUF3951 domain-containing protein, encoding MDPLLLATIGLPLTIVILVIIGFYKLFIKKKSITSFYTPFDNITGQTISEFHEEQKVLVSEDEDGDGKKKK
- a CDS encoding NAD(P)-dependent alcohol dehydrogenase, with amino-acid sequence MKAIICTQYGPPNVLQLRNIEKPTPKKNEVLVKIHATSVSTGDCRIRGFNSPLLFWIPMRIILGFRKPRKPILGVELSGEIEEIGTDVTQFKKGDPIFALTELNLGGYAEYTCVHESGLITLKPTNVTYEEAAVIPFGGTSALHFLRKGRIKKGKQVLIYGASGSVGTAAVQLAKYFGATVTAVCSHSNFELVQSLGADTVIDYTKEDFTKRCERYDIIFDAVGKYKKSLCTNTLTPNGKYVSVNGMMAKVSKEDMILLKELTETEHLKPVIDRTYRLEEIAEAHMYVEQGHKKGNVSITLK
- a CDS encoding FAD-binding oxidoreductase; amino-acid sequence: MKKRKIAVVIVAYTVLLATSVNTYKEQLNHPIMSDVGKLLPTKIKRVEHAEDESSLKQVVQDANVSGEKISIAGMQHSQGGQTYYPNGTMLDMKGYNEILEFDAEKKRIRVQSGVTWNDIQKKINPYGLAVQVMQSQNIFTVGGSLSVNVHGRDIRHEALIDTVESFRLLMADGKVRNVSREENADLFPYVIGGYGLFGVILDVTLKLTDDELYEAHTKVLDYKEYSSYFKNKVRRDENIRMHLARISVAPHSFLKEMYVTDYVLAKDQQRLKEYSKLKEENIIAAPKFLLGLSRYSDWGKDTFWDIQRSYFERTNGKYETRNNVMRSDSAFMEYDNPNLTEILQEYFVPIDSFAAYIDDLRSVLNEEELNLLNITIRYVEKNENAVLSYAKDDMFALVLLINQGRSEDEIKKTKAVIQKMIDVTLNHNGSYYLPYYSYPTKEQLKKAYPRIEEFLQKKKEVDSEERFVNLFYKEYNK
- a CDS encoding MetQ/NlpA family ABC transporter substrate-binding protein yields the protein MKKVLLSIVSGAVLLLGACSGGSDKEVKALDEKKITVGVTGGPHEQIFEKVKEVAAKDGLEIDIKVFNDYVAPNVSLDEKSLDVNSYQTKSYLDVFKAERNMKLTEVFSTVTFPMGVYSKSLKDVKDLKDGDAIAVPNDPTNELRALKLFEKAGVLKVDPKATEKATAKDVIENPKNLKIVELEASQLPTQLSEVKAAAINTNFALGAKLSPAKDSIFREGKDSPYVNWVVVRTENKDDAVVNKLKKAYQSKEVKEFIEKKFDGSVLPSW
- a CDS encoding ABC transporter permease — encoded protein: MYVIKKLSVMVFTLWVITTVTFLIMHIIPGDPFSSDAKIFPEEVIQNMRAKYHLDEPLWNQYVAYLDGVVHFDFGESVQSTGQGVSEIITTGFGPSAIIGLQALVISLLVGIAAGTFAALYHGKVIDYGVSLLAILGISIPSFILAPLFIQVFAIQFELLPVASWGTFEHTVLPSFALALGPIAVITRFVRSNMIEVLQSDYIKLARAKGITIKKIIIRHALRNAIVPVLTFVGPLMAGLLTGTFVIEKIFSIPGLGKYFVDSIFNRDYPVIMGTTIFYSALLISCIFITDIIHRIVDPRIRSIT
- a CDS encoding DUF3981 domain-containing protein — encoded protein: MKFLILAILTLFLIPWTRSGSKLRAVDKKGDEKVVKGKKSSILVIPVLFWIGIAIYEYFWLIDDRPDSILTHYSVAVAILIGLVLFSQDQIGKLEGTLKGLLMFVLLASYGYFGYLHDIVISQKKYDSVVKVEKDISEPFTENDQPFTVPPKTAENKMKKVFGDIPKVAYFELGELTPQMVNGEALYVAPIEVSGFFKARKAEAIPGYVTMSGTNPDAEAKLHLGYKMKYVPSMFFGNKLERVVRKAERDLIFKGKPKFEVDDKGKPYYTMTYGEFISGRSGFEVEGVVVVDAQTGEVKRYDKGKAPKFVDGVLNHETASTLNTYFGKYIHGFWNTKFSQTDMKIPTEWGTKEGVTPIFGKDGTLYYFTDFTSPKEGVDSALGYSLIDARTGKLYYYNGKEVKGIMDGSAASEVVDNSFKREKWHGTMPVIYNVYGKPSWIVPVIDDGGLVRAHTVIYASNAKVFATGSTQKEALENYKNALSGSGDSFRPTSNGKEAQKEGTVQRVYKEKSGENTIVYVLLENEQKVFMIPVKKFPYAMFTEVGDPIQITYLDTGEAMSSVSKFTNSNLNK
- a CDS encoding multidrug effflux MFS transporter, with amino-acid sequence MNRLWMILVLGTLTAIGPLSIDMYLPSLPKLTDDLQTGASLAQLTLTACLLGLSVGQLFVGSISDIYGRRKPLIIALIIYVASSLLCAVAPSIWTLVLLRFLQGASGSAGIVISRAMVRDMYSGSEMTKFFSLLMLVNGAAPILAPIIGGQLLQFTTWRGVFIVLGAISVFMLISATFVLRETLPPEERETGGLSGTLATYGKLLKDRLFMGYALSQGLVTAAMFAYISGSPFVLQNIYGASPQQFSLFFAINGIGIIIASQVTGRLAGKVNEKTLFVSGIIIAAVGGLSLLLTILLGIGLIGVLCSLFLVVSSVGVVSTTGFSLAMRNQKQAAGTASALLGLLQFISGALVAPLVGIGGSNTALPMGVVIALCEIGAVLCYLFMARRSEKQFELQARQNLEA